The following coding sequences lie in one Gadus macrocephalus chromosome 1, ASM3116895v1 genomic window:
- the LOC132448130 gene encoding cadherin-4-like produces the protein MFPLCSSLLLLRYTKLNDPALWLSINRTSGQIVTIATLDRESTYVKNNVYEATFLAIDSGYPPASATGTLQIYLNDINDNPPALVPREAQLCERVNRNTNGVNITAADADTDPNAGPFVFELPNYPPSIRRNWTISRISGDYARLGLRYQVYLESGVYEVPIVVSDSGNPPLSNRSVIKVKVCPCDRNGDCTTLGAVAAAGLGTGAIISILVCIIILLCMVLLFVVWMKRRERERQTKQLLIDPEDDVRDNILKYDEEGGGEEDQDYDLSQLQQPDSLEHIISKPPGVRRVDERPIVPESQYPIRHVLPHPGDIGDFIHEGLRAADNDPTAPPYDSLLVFDYEGSGSTAGSVSSLNSSSSGDQDYDYLNDWGPRFKKLADMYGGGDED, from the exons ATGTTTCCTTTATGTTCCTCATTGTTGTTGCTCAGGTACACAAAGCTGAACGACCCCGCGCTGTGGCTGTCCATCAACAGGACCAGTGGTCAGATAgttaccatagcaaccctgGACCGGGAGTCCACCTATGTGAAGAACAACGTGTATGAGGCTACGTTCCTGGCTATAGACAGTG GTTATCCCCCGGCCAGCGCCACCGGCACCCTGCAGATCTACCTCAACGACATCAACGACAACCCGCCGGCGCTGGTGCCACGCGAGGCGCAGCTGTGCGAGCGCGTCAACAGGAACACCAACGGCGTCAACATCACGGCGGCCGACGCCGACACGGACCCCAACGCCGGGCCCTTTGTGTTCGAGCTGCCCAACTACCCGCCAAGCATCCGACGCAACTGGACCATCTCTCGCATCAGCG gCGACTACGCCCGCCTGGGCCTGCGCTACCAGGTGTACCTGGAGTCGGGCGTGTACGAGGTCCCCATCGTGGTGTCTGATTCGGGGAACCCTCCGTTGTCCAACCGCTCCGTCATCAAGGTGAAGGTGTGTCCATGCGACCGCAACGGAGACTGCACCACGCTGGGGGCCGTGGCGGCCGCGGGCCTGGGCACCGGCGCCATCATCTCCATCCTGGTCTGCATCATCATCCTGCTGT GCATGGTGCTGCTGTTCGTGGTGTGGATGAAGcgcagagagcgggagaggcaGACCAAGCAGCTGCTCATCGACCCCGAGGACGACGTCAGGGACAACATCCTGAAGTACgacgaggagggcgggggggaggaggaccag GACTATGACCTCAGCCAGCTGCAGCAACCCGACTCCCTGGAGCACATCATCAGCAAGCCCCCGGGGGTCCGCCGGGTGGACGAACGCCCCATCGTCCCCGAGTCCCAGTACCCCATCCGGCACGTCCTGCCCCACCCTGGAGACATCGGGGACTTCATCCACGAG GGTCTGCGGGCGGCGGACAACGACCCCACGGCGCCCCCCTACGACTCCCTGCTGGTGTTCGACTACGAGGGCAGCGGCTCCACGGCGGGCTCCGTCAGCTCCCTCAACTCCTCCAGCTCCGGGGACCAGGACTACGACTACCTCAACGACTGGGGCCCGCGCTTCAAGAAGCTGGCCGACATGTACGGCGGAGGGGACGAGgattaa